A window of the Planococcus citri chromosome 4, ihPlaCitr1.1, whole genome shotgun sequence genome harbors these coding sequences:
- the LOC135843524 gene encoding uncharacterized protein LOC135843524 codes for MNSIVYIFCCSFSLVNIIHVTPGSLGPVTSPLQRSRVVAFDIDHTLCEGYLTEDELKIVRKNHPECPILFWTEYISSTYNKTYEKRNLCIIAELLTSFWGAVKFEALKSKGQFDILSKENMRAGNETFRSGEGIYVKDLKAVIREGETLSDVILVEDDPTYVAYDQKPFLKIYDLLSLTHKLEVNHTEKAKDEHPISYWERKSPHFVLNSGYFMIGVFKTYFENEKYKILPFREALNVILPEKNYGEDFFQKHLFAYDMFDLGLSEVQKRVPNASFYGLRHPYVGSYDSRF; via the exons ATGAATTCCATCGTGTACATCTTTTGTTGCTCATTTTCCCTCGTCAATATAATCCATGTAACACCAGGATCACTGGGACCCGTCACATCTCCATTACAAAGAAGTCGTGTTGTAGCCTTCGATATTGATCATACTCTTTGTGAAGGTTATTTAACGGAGGACGAATTGAAAATCGTCAGGAAAAACCACCCGGAATGCCCAATTCTTTTCTGGACGGAATATATTAGTTCCACGTACAATAAAACATATGA GAAAAGAAATCTATGTATTATCGCTGAACTGCTCACATCCTTCTGGGGAGCGGTGAAATTCGAAGCATTGAAATCCAAAGGACAATTCGACATTCTCTCCAAGGAAAATATGCGCGCGGGAAATGAGACTTTCCGTTCGGGTGAAGGAATCTACGTGAAAGACCTGAAAGCAGTTATTCGAGAAGGCGAAACATTGTCGGATGTAATCTTGGTGGAAGATGATCCCACATATGTCGCTTATGATCAAAAaccgtttttgaaaatttatgatttattaTCGCTTACCCACAAGCTTGAAGTAAACCATACAGAAAAAGCGAAGGATGAACATCCTATCTCGTATTGGGAAAGAAAATCTCCACATTTTGTATTGAATAGTGGTTACTTCATGATCGGCGTATTCAAGACATATTTCGAGAATGAAAAGTATAAAATATTACCTTTTAGAGAAGCCTTAAATGTAATTctccctgaaaaaaattacgggGAAGATTTCTTTCAAAAGCATTTGTTCGCCTACGATATGTTTGATTTAGGATTATCAGAAGTGCAGAAACGAGTACCTAATGCCTCGTTTTATGGATTGAGACATCCGTATGTGGGCTCCTATGATAGTcgattttga
- the LOC135843454 gene encoding protein D2-like, with protein MTSVKIAFYSICMICAAYVCVAPLCPEIGKLLKDSKVIPDLINEVPEDIVTVVWMDNQTEMVPGTLYHEHQVAFEPGLFYEPINGTYYTSILTTPDGVKYTPPYIWLNVNIPGLMLHEGDNLTNFTPPPAIFKDQRYVFLIYEQPSRMKFERSEVFPNYPNFNLAEFLSKFTFKRLIGANYFRLRH; from the exons ATGACATCGGTAAAAATTGCATTCTATTCGATCTGCATGATATGTGCAGCTTATGTG TGTGTCGCACCTCTATGCCCGGAAATTGGGAAACTGCTAAAAGATTCCAAAGTTATTCCCGATTTAATAAACGAAGTACCTGAAGATATAGTAACA GTGGTTTGGATGGATAATCAGACTGAAATGGTACCTGGGACTTTATATCACGAGCACCAGGTCGCCTTCGAGCCTGGTTTATTTTACGAGCCCATTAATGGCACATATTACACGTCGATTTTAACAA CTCCTGATGGTGTAAAATACACCCCACCCTATATTTGGCTAAACGTCAACATACCAGGACTAATGTTACATGAAGGAGATAATTTGACTAATTTCACACCTCCTCCTGCTATATTCAAAG aTCAACGTTACGTATTTTTAATCTACGAACAACCGAGTCGTATGAAATTCGAAAGATCAGAAGTTTTTCCCAA CTACCCTAATTTCAATCTTGCCGAATTCCTCAGTAAGTTTACCTTCAAGAGGCTAATTGGAGCTAATTATTTCAGGCTTCGACATTAA
- the LOC135843451 gene encoding phosphatidylethanolamine-binding protein homolog F40A3.3-like isoform X1 yields the protein MIDVANLLILFSEIIILSCIKQNSAFLETMNITRRQGLDLPRLLYTAEIMPDIVPLGQIELLNVTFYNGQELEIGSMYSHRELKEPPHVYWSYNLSSIDFYTLSIVNLDDFISKLETRLQWHVWLVGNIPKNRIELGDPLIEFQAPVETKDKRFRTQHRVAIFVWRQPKGKLIKYQGPILTSSLVFFFCSDHRWNYTIQSFMKKYRLGIPYAATYFMMNE from the exons ATGATCGATGTTGCGAATTTACTAATTTTATTCTCAGAAATCATCATTCTC AGCTGCATTAAACAGAATTCAGCCTTTTTGGAAACCATGAATATTACCAGAAGACAAGGACTGGATCTGCCTCGATTGCTTTACACTGCAGAAATAATGCCAGACATTGTTCCCCTTGGCCAGATAGAATTGCTAAAT GTAACTTTTTACAACGGCCAAGAGCTAGAAATTGGATCCATGTACAGCCATAGAGAGTTAAAAGAGCCTCCTCATGTGTATTGGTCGTACAATTTGAGTTCGATAGATTTTTACACATTGAGTATAGTCA ACTTGGATGATTTTATCTCAAAACTCGAAACTAGGCTGCAATGGCATGTCTGGCTAGTTggaaacataccaaaaaatcgaatagaGTTGGGAGACCCTTTGATAGAATTCCAAGCACCAGTTGAAACTAAAGACAAAAGGTTCAGAA CGCAACATCGAGTTGCCATTTTTGTATGGAGACAGCCTAAGGGTAAGCTGATTAAATACCAGGGTCCAATTTTAACCTCAAG cctcgtattttttttctgcagcgATCATCGATGGAATTACACGATTCAGAGCTTTATGAAAAAGTATCGATTGGGAATTCCTTACGCTGCGACGTATTTTATGATGAACGAATAA
- the LOC135843451 gene encoding phosphatidylethanolamine-binding protein 2-like isoform X2: MIDVANLLILFSEIIILSCIKQNSAFLETMNITRRQGLDLPRLLYTAEIMPDIVPLGQIELLNVTFYNGQELEIGSMYSHRELKEPPHVYWSYNLSSIDFYTLSIVNLDDFISKLETRLQWHVWLVGNIPKNRIELGDPLIEFQAPVETKDKRFRTQHRVAIFVWRQPKGKLIKYQGPILTSSDHRWNYTIQSFMKKYRLGIPYAATYFMMNE; encoded by the exons ATGATCGATGTTGCGAATTTACTAATTTTATTCTCAGAAATCATCATTCTC AGCTGCATTAAACAGAATTCAGCCTTTTTGGAAACCATGAATATTACCAGAAGACAAGGACTGGATCTGCCTCGATTGCTTTACACTGCAGAAATAATGCCAGACATTGTTCCCCTTGGCCAGATAGAATTGCTAAAT GTAACTTTTTACAACGGCCAAGAGCTAGAAATTGGATCCATGTACAGCCATAGAGAGTTAAAAGAGCCTCCTCATGTGTATTGGTCGTACAATTTGAGTTCGATAGATTTTTACACATTGAGTATAGTCA ACTTGGATGATTTTATCTCAAAACTCGAAACTAGGCTGCAATGGCATGTCTGGCTAGTTggaaacataccaaaaaatcgaatagaGTTGGGAGACCCTTTGATAGAATTCCAAGCACCAGTTGAAACTAAAGACAAAAGGTTCAGAA CGCAACATCGAGTTGCCATTTTTGTATGGAGACAGCCTAAGGGTAAGCTGATTAAATACCAGGGTCCAATTTTAACCTCAAG cgATCATCGATGGAATTACACGATTCAGAGCTTTATGAAAAAGTATCGATTGGGAATTCCTTACGCTGCGACGTATTTTATGATGAACGAATAA